The Elgaria multicarinata webbii isolate HBS135686 ecotype San Diego chromosome 7, rElgMul1.1.pri, whole genome shotgun sequence nucleotide sequence CCATCTAGCAGAACTCTTTGTATGTCAGAGCAGcagtcttcacacacacacacacacacacacacacacacacacacacacacacactgctcttcCGCACAGGTGGTGTTTTGTCTGAAACAGGTCCTTCACGCTGACACTCAAGTCTGTAATGCTCTTGTAATGGACCTCAGGTTCCTAGGTATGTAATTTGATCTAAACAACAGGGCGAGATTAATTCAATTGATAAAAGAAAGGCATGTACAGAATTTAGTTAATAAAGAAAGGGAAGTCAAAACATATAACACTGCCAGAATAAACAAATGTTTCCAGCATTTAAATGAATTCAGTTTCAACAAACAGTAACATAACACAGTacgtctgtttgcattctctggAGGTGGCCATTTAGAAAACGAACCATAAAGTTCTGCTTTCCGCTTCAATCAGGCCTAACACAGCACAGATCTTTTGTTCTCTCAGGAACAGTTGCTGCTTCTGTTCACAGTAACTACTGTCTTTCTCTGTCAGATCTGCTACTTTTGGTCTTCTGCTGTCTCAGGTGCTTATTCTCGGCTTCTTcatctgttttttcttcctcttatGAAGACTTTCTTTAGCTTCTCTCTGTCAGCCATGACTCCCCTCTTTTCCCTGCTCTTCTCtcacacccctccccacaaatcaACCCAACTTGCTCCTTTTCTCAACTCTGGTGTATCTATCTGATACTTTCAGCTCCTTCTACATTCTGATTCATGCATTTCCACCACTCCCGTTTCTTTTCTGAGTAGGAGCTATCATGTGAATTGGGCACCTGCATGGTTGGGCATTGCCTGcttgatttctcccccccccccccaagaaaaacaTTTAGGTAATGAGAAGGGTGTCTCTGGCTCCTCCTTCAGAGAgagaagcacaaccagggtatATCTTGGAACCAAATATGTTTTATACTTCTGATCATGAGCTGGAAAATGTGTCTGTGTATTAGtattgatgtttttttaaaaaaatctgctcttCCAGCTCTCCCAATCTCCACTGTGTGTTTTCACAAGGTTTTTCAGACTCTTGCTTACCCATGTAGGGGACACTGATGGTTTATAAGACTAGTACGCACTGTAGGAAATAAATAGTCATTGATAATAAGGCCTTGAAAAAGGGGTATGGTGACAGAGAATTTAAAGAATCCTAATAAGAAAAACCCTAAACGGCACACAGTAAGAGAATTATGGGTGCCTTTCTCTTCACCATGGTCACATGAATTTATCAGCAATTGGGAATTAGTAAAGGTAAGAACTTGGGTTGAGTTAACATTAGAAGTGTAGAAAGAGCATCATTTTCTGATTCTAGTTTGTGAATCCATTTATTCTGTAAACAAATTAATGTGTATTCCTAATTGGAATTCACTGCATTTGTGTTTGGAAGAGTATGACCTATCCAAAGGGCTAAATAGTGTAAATTTTGTTTGAAggcttcaagcaaacttacatagCTGTCTGAGAGCTGGACACTCTGTGCCTGCCCCATCTGAGCAAAGCCATGCCTGTTTACATGCCTAGGCTCAGCCCCTGATAGGGTGCACTCCTATAGCCCCTTGagagaggggtctgtccactcaaTTTCCTGAAGTGGGGCTTCCCCACAGCAAGGATAGGGACAGGTGTATAGTTCTGTGTCTCTGCAAAGCTATGGCTAAAGAATTCTGCCCCTAGTGAagatggttgagcttttatattgtgttttatattatggttttaaactgttgttttatactttgaatggttttaatttttgtgaaccgcccagagagctcccgctattgggcggtatagaaatgtaataaacaaataaataaataaataaataaataaatgttattgcaggcttcaaccacatggacacatttagtTAAAACAAATAAACGTGTTTTATAAACACAATAACACCAAGGTGCACTAACTCCAAGGTGCACCTAGGATCCCTTTAGCATGCATTctaagtttcaggtgtctagtttTTAAAGTCTTGGTGCTATGGTGCTGACGGACAGGCAGAAATTCTCTTGCATTATTATAGACAAATCCAGTTGTAATttagttttgtattttatgctgttacTTGAAGAATCTGTTTTAAGGTTATAGGAGTATAACAGTAATGAAGCCCATAGATGGTGGTCCAGTTCCCCCTCAACATTCTTTCCCCCTTGCCTTTCTAGGTTGGAGGATTGCGATGAaactgctgctgtcactgcttcTTTAACCACAAGAGCCCATGACACTCGGAGGACCCCAGGACAGCCCAGAAGGGACTATGGATTTTGGTGTCCACGTCATCTGCAGACCTCCAGTGGACAAGGCTACAAGTTTTTGGACATTGATCAGTGTGCGCCTCCATGTCCCAATATGTACTTCAATAACCATGAGCTAGATGTTGCGAAAAGCTTCATTGGGATTGTCTCGATCTTTTGCCTTTGTGCAACTCTGTTCACATTCCTAACATTTTTGATTGATGTTAAAAGGTTCAGGTATCCAGAGAGGCCTATAATATATTATTCTGTTTGCTACAGCATAGTGTCTCTCGTGTACTTCCTTGGATTTGTCCTAGGAAACAGAACAGCCTGTAATAAGGTAGATGAAAAACTACAGCTTGGCGAAACGGTTGTTCTTGGTTCCCAGAACAAAGGCTGCACAATTGTTTTTATGGCTTTGTATTTTTTCACGATGGCTGGAACTGTATGGTGGGTGATCCTCACAGTCACTTGGTTCCTAGCCGCTGGACGAAAATGGAGCTGTGAAGCTATTGAACAAAAAGCAATGTGGTTCCATGCAATTGCCTGGGGGATGCCTGGCTTTCTCACAATTATGCTTCTTGCCATGAACAAAGTAGAAGGCGACAACATCagtggtgtttgttttgttgGCCTCTACGACTTGGACGCTTCTCGATACTTTGTCCTTTTGCCTTTGTGCCTTTGCGTCTTCGTGGGTTTGTCTCTCCTTTTAGCGGGCATAATCTCCCTCAATCATGTGCGACAAGTCATACAGAATGACGGCAGGAATCAAGAAAAGCTGAAGAAATTCATGATTCGAATTGGTGTCTTCAGTGGCCTATACCTGGTACCTCTGGTGATGCTCTTGGGATGTTACATCTATGAGCAGGTGTACAGGAAGATCTGGGAAACCACTTGGGTCTATGACCATTGTGATGAGTTTCATATACCCTGTCCTTATCAGGTAAGGGTGAAATACTTGTACAGTATATATCTGAATAACAATGAGTTTTGAGGTGCGTAACTGCTGCTGCACATGTGTACAGTGTTGGGGGCTTGGTTGCAGCGACAGATGTGGCATTGCTTTGTCTATTGTTGTTGTATGCTTTGTGCTGTTGGTCTGCAGACCGCAAAAGGTGCTTGTGAAAAGGTCTTCAGTGCTGCCA carries:
- the FZD6 gene encoding frizzled-6 isoform X2 gives rise to the protein MIRTLQLSAWRLEDCDETAAVTASLTTRAHDTRRTPGQPRRDYGFWCPRHLQTSSGQGYKFLDIDQCAPPCPNMYFNNHELDVAKSFIGIVSIFCLCATLFTFLTFLIDVKRFRYPERPIIYYSVCYSIVSLVYFLGFVLGNRTACNKVDEKLQLGETVVLGSQNKGCTIVFMALYFFTMAGTVWWVILTVTWFLAAGRKWSCEAIEQKAMWFHAIAWGMPGFLTIMLLAMNKVEGDNISGVCFVGLYDLDASRYFVLLPLCLCVFVGLSLLLAGIISLNHVRQVIQNDGRNQEKLKKFMIRIGVFSGLYLVPLVMLLGCYIYEQVYRKIWETTWVYDHCDEFHIPCPYQVKLLARPEIILFLMKYLMTLIVGISPVFWVGSKKTCSEWASFFNRNRKRDPISESRRVLQESCEFFLKHNSKAKHKKKHYKSSSHKLKVISKSMGTSTGVTTNHGISAMAIANHDYLSQETFTEIKSFDLSCPETSEREMEADGMPNQKVEEEELARSEQSASQKLSSPKVPLGQLEKRGKAGNTQDIDSLSESMRRGAEGRATPKSDIVESLPLHVSHPHLDVSQPGSTKGSVLQFAHSSSDSRKAQESGHSSNA